One Mycolicibacterium parafortuitum DNA segment encodes these proteins:
- a CDS encoding helix-turn-helix transcriptional regulator: MTRIVLRGRAEAMSRALGALRDARRTGRGFVVVVSGEPGIGKTALLREIIEQATRTGFRVGGGKAEDGDQIAPGAPLLVALRSGPDPLLSGDAFASLAPLYDKPLWLVDRIGALLEELAAAGPVLVTVDDVQWADRLTRFALRVLPARLSGSPVVWLIASRRAPGEALTEILSGADDVTAVTHIPLGPLTSADIAAIATDRNGAELSPAMRGLLDDTGGNPFWAVQIVDGLAGRPDAETDFRNFYAELGLGIRRRLGALSAGGAELVRLVAVWGRPLGMSDAAAILADSSESELSALAREAVAHGLLSGDHGEVRFPHDVLREAVYADIAPERRRLLHRACARRIVAAGGAVQTAVGHYRCGAGIDDDEAISALVQAVRDGASLPLQAVDTAHAAFALTTPGHRLWFLAGEVTVEALLDAQREAEALVLADRLRAAATDPETVARLELLACRALWVTEDIAEMDRRATVAMTLDGVSAVMHARLRSAQALAASRTLPAAAIHDVARYALAEAERLGDLPAQRLAVVASIEAARNEGRHTVALELFADLRRLSDDGHLAEEIRTLQHLDRFDEADAMLTKIREAVHDVDRQLPSMLYAQMWQDLALGQFDAVEAGARTLIRLTEETGNHAYRLNARMVLAVVAAYRDEIVSAVTLLRPGAQDQPPNERRSARLRLVRGWLSAATGDYDTSLALLAPLLDTAGEYRDAWPWSPPWMRILASIGLLAGDTAFAARAGHLADLAAQRNPGVASLQGAALHIRALLGGDAAVMAEAVAVLRESPRPMLVADALRDLGSLNLDQGSAGAGVAALTEAAEIYHQIGAVAGTRTVSAVLRRHGVHGVRVDAPSHRPDSGWESLTPTELRVVGLISAGHTNRSAATALSVSPNTVNTHLRSVFRKLGVRSRVQLTNAFREHSGSQHSASGATSARGVPSGRGRG; the protein is encoded by the coding sequence ATGACGCGGATCGTGCTGAGGGGGCGTGCGGAGGCGATGTCGCGCGCGCTGGGCGCGCTGCGGGACGCCAGGCGCACCGGCCGGGGCTTCGTGGTCGTCGTCAGCGGCGAGCCGGGTATCGGCAAAACGGCATTGCTGCGCGAGATCATCGAACAGGCCACCAGGACGGGCTTCCGGGTGGGCGGTGGCAAGGCCGAGGACGGTGACCAGATCGCGCCGGGGGCGCCGCTACTCGTCGCGTTGCGGTCCGGTCCCGATCCGCTGCTGAGCGGTGACGCGTTCGCCAGCCTCGCCCCGCTGTACGACAAACCGCTGTGGCTGGTCGACCGCATCGGCGCTCTGCTCGAAGAACTGGCCGCCGCCGGTCCGGTACTGGTCACCGTCGACGATGTGCAGTGGGCGGATCGGTTGACCCGCTTCGCGTTGCGGGTGTTACCCGCGCGACTGTCCGGCTCGCCGGTGGTGTGGCTGATCGCCAGTCGGCGCGCTCCGGGAGAAGCTCTCACCGAGATCCTCTCCGGCGCCGACGATGTCACGGCGGTGACGCATATCCCGCTCGGTCCGCTGACGTCCGCCGACATCGCTGCCATCGCCACCGATCGCAACGGCGCGGAGCTCTCCCCGGCGATGCGGGGACTTCTCGACGACACCGGCGGGAACCCGTTCTGGGCGGTGCAGATCGTCGACGGCCTGGCAGGCAGGCCGGACGCCGAGACGGACTTCAGGAACTTCTACGCCGAACTGGGACTGGGCATCCGGCGCAGGCTGGGTGCGCTGTCGGCAGGTGGTGCGGAGCTGGTCCGGCTTGTCGCGGTGTGGGGCAGGCCGCTGGGCATGTCCGACGCCGCCGCCATTCTCGCGGACTCTTCGGAGAGTGAATTATCCGCTCTTGCAAGGGAAGCTGTCGCTCACGGTTTGCTTTCCGGGGATCACGGCGAGGTGCGATTTCCGCACGATGTGCTGCGGGAGGCCGTGTACGCCGACATCGCCCCGGAGCGCCGCCGGTTGCTGCACCGCGCGTGCGCGCGCCGTATCGTCGCCGCCGGTGGCGCCGTGCAGACGGCGGTGGGTCATTACCGGTGCGGCGCGGGAATCGACGACGACGAGGCCATCTCAGCTCTCGTGCAGGCGGTGCGCGACGGTGCGTCACTTCCGCTGCAGGCCGTCGACACCGCCCACGCCGCGTTCGCGTTGACGACGCCGGGCCACCGGCTGTGGTTCCTGGCCGGCGAGGTCACCGTCGAAGCTCTGCTCGACGCGCAGCGCGAGGCCGAGGCGCTCGTTCTCGCGGACAGGCTACGTGCCGCCGCAACCGACCCGGAGACCGTCGCCAGGCTCGAACTGCTGGCCTGCCGCGCGCTGTGGGTCACCGAGGACATCGCCGAAATGGACAGGCGCGCCACGGTTGCGATGACACTGGACGGCGTTTCCGCCGTCATGCACGCCCGGCTCCGCTCGGCGCAGGCGCTCGCGGCCTCGCGGACGCTGCCCGCGGCCGCCATCCACGATGTGGCCCGGTATGCGCTGGCCGAGGCGGAACGACTCGGTGACCTGCCGGCTCAGCGGCTGGCGGTGGTCGCATCGATCGAGGCGGCCCGTAACGAAGGTCGGCACACGGTCGCGTTGGAGCTCTTCGCCGATCTGCGCCGGCTCTCCGACGACGGTCATCTCGCCGAGGAGATCCGCACCCTGCAGCATCTCGACCGTTTCGACGAGGCCGACGCCATGCTGACCAAGATCCGGGAGGCGGTCCACGACGTCGACCGCCAACTCCCGTCGATGCTGTACGCGCAGATGTGGCAGGACCTCGCCCTCGGCCAGTTCGACGCGGTGGAGGCCGGCGCGCGGACGTTGATACGCCTGACCGAGGAGACCGGCAACCATGCCTACCGGCTGAACGCGCGGATGGTGCTGGCGGTCGTGGCTGCCTACCGGGACGAGATCGTCTCCGCCGTCACCCTGCTGCGTCCTGGGGCCCAAGACCAGCCGCCGAACGAACGTCGTTCCGCCCGTCTGCGTCTGGTGCGCGGATGGCTCAGCGCGGCGACCGGTGACTACGACACCAGCCTGGCCTTGCTCGCGCCGCTACTGGACACGGCGGGGGAGTACCGCGATGCCTGGCCGTGGTCGCCGCCCTGGATGCGGATACTGGCGAGCATCGGCCTGCTCGCCGGCGACACGGCGTTCGCCGCACGTGCAGGTCATCTCGCCGACCTTGCCGCACAACGTAATCCGGGTGTGGCCAGCTTGCAGGGCGCCGCACTGCACATCCGGGCGTTGCTCGGCGGCGACGCCGCGGTGATGGCCGAAGCCGTGGCGGTATTGCGGGAGTCGCCGCGTCCCATGCTGGTCGCCGATGCGCTACGAGATCTGGGATCGCTGAACCTCGACCAGGGTTCGGCCGGCGCCGGGGTCGCCGCGCTGACCGAGGCGGCCGAGATCTATCACCAGATCGGCGCGGTGGCGGGCACCCGCACGGTGTCGGCGGTGCTACGCCGCCACGGGGTGCACGGAGTGCGGGTCGACGCGCCGTCGCACCGACCGGACAGTGGGTGGGAGTCCCTGACGCCGACCGAACTGCGGGTGGTCGGACTGATCAGTGCCGGGCATACGAATCGTTCTGCCGCAACCGCGTTGAGCGTATCGCCGAACACCGTGAACACGCACCTGCGGTCGGTGTTCCGGAAGCTCGGCGTGCGCTCGCGCGTGCAGTTGACCAACGCGTTCCGGGAGCACTCCGGCTCGCAGCACTCAGCGTCGGGCGCTACCTCTGCGCGCGGCGTGCCAAGCGGGCGGGGTCGTGGATGA
- a CDS encoding fibronectin-binding protein yields the protein MTPSLRRRRICRAAAVLGVILCGAVSPVPVAPAQPVHDPCQLGVTFLCHFMPIAPEWEGDIDLTQHAPTDAAAVRPDERKPADYCFNGCI from the coding sequence GTGACGCCATCACTGCGGCGACGCCGGATCTGCCGTGCGGCGGCCGTGCTGGGGGTGATCCTGTGCGGCGCGGTGAGCCCGGTTCCCGTCGCGCCCGCCCAACCGGTGCACGACCCGTGTCAGTTGGGCGTCACGTTCCTGTGCCACTTCATGCCGATCGCGCCGGAGTGGGAAGGCGACATCGACCTGACTCAGCACGCGCCCACCGACGCTGCCGCGGTGCGTCCCGACGAACGCAAGCCCGCGGACTATTGCTTCAACGGGTGCATCTGA
- a CDS encoding MlaE family ABC transporter permease: MPDSAAPPSRLDDGLSRFSATPAAKPLRAFGGFFAMALDVLMLIPRRPFAWREFLLQAWFVARVSMMPTLMLAIPFTVLMVFTFNILLVEFGAADYSGTGAAYGTVTQIGPVVTVLVVSGAGATAMCADLGARTIREELDALKVMGVNPIQALVVPRVLAATVVATLLSSVVILVGLIGSFIFAVFIQHVTPGSFVGGLTVITKAPDVVISLVKSSLFGLAAGLIACYEGVSVRGGPAGVGNAVNETVVYTFMALFAINIIATAVGVKATL; this comes from the coding sequence ATGCCCGACAGCGCGGCACCCCCCAGCAGGCTCGACGACGGGCTCAGCCGGTTTTCGGCCACCCCCGCCGCGAAGCCGTTGCGCGCCTTCGGCGGATTCTTCGCCATGGCACTCGATGTGCTGATGCTGATCCCCCGTCGGCCGTTCGCTTGGCGCGAATTCCTGTTGCAGGCCTGGTTCGTCGCTCGCGTGTCGATGATGCCGACATTGATGCTGGCCATCCCGTTCACGGTGCTGATGGTCTTCACCTTCAACATCCTGTTGGTCGAATTCGGCGCCGCCGACTACTCCGGCACCGGGGCGGCCTACGGAACGGTCACCCAGATCGGTCCGGTGGTCACGGTGCTGGTGGTCTCCGGCGCCGGCGCCACCGCGATGTGCGCCGACCTCGGCGCGCGCACCATCCGGGAAGAGCTCGACGCGCTGAAAGTCATGGGCGTCAACCCGATTCAAGCCCTGGTGGTTCCGCGGGTGTTGGCCGCGACGGTGGTGGCCACCCTGTTGTCGTCGGTCGTGATCCTGGTCGGGCTGATCGGGAGTTTCATCTTCGCGGTCTTCATCCAACACGTCACGCCCGGATCATTCGTCGGTGGGCTCACCGTCATCACCAAGGCACCCGATGTGGTGATCTCCTTGGTCAAGTCGAGCTTGTTCGGGCTCGCCGCGGGGCTGATCGCCTGCTACGAGGGCGTTTCCGTACGTGGCGGGCCGGCCGGGGTCGGCAACGCCGTGAACGAGACCGTCGTGTACACCTTCATGGCCCTGTTCGCGATCAACATCATCGCCACGGCGGTGGGCGTGAAGGCGACCCTGTGA
- a CDS encoding ABC transporter permease, producing MSAGVPAGLHPRWRRAYGKRIEGLTRIGTQSQFYFTTIAGIRDALVHYKGETVRLIAQMSLGTGALAIVGGTVVIVGFLTLSTGALVAVQGYNQFANVGVEALTGFASAFFNVRLIAPVIAGIALAATIGAGATAQLGAMRINEEIDALEVMGVRSVAYLASNRVIAGVIVVMPLYCVAMITAFLAARFGTTVIYGQSSGVYDHYFHTFLNPADIIWSFFQAVLMAVVIMLVHTYYGFNASGGPAGVGEAVGRAVRTSMIAAVFVVLFVSLAIYGQSGNFNLSG from the coding sequence GTGAGCGCGGGCGTCCCGGCCGGGCTGCACCCGCGGTGGCGCCGCGCCTACGGCAAACGCATCGAGGGCCTGACCCGGATCGGCACCCAGTCCCAGTTCTACTTCACCACCATCGCCGGTATCCGCGATGCCCTGGTCCACTACAAGGGCGAGACAGTGCGCCTGATCGCTCAGATGAGCCTGGGCACAGGGGCATTGGCGATCGTCGGCGGGACGGTCGTGATCGTCGGATTCCTGACGCTGTCGACCGGGGCACTGGTCGCGGTGCAGGGCTACAACCAGTTCGCCAACGTGGGTGTGGAGGCGCTGACCGGCTTCGCATCGGCGTTTTTCAACGTCCGGCTCATCGCCCCTGTCATCGCGGGAATCGCGCTGGCCGCGACCATCGGTGCGGGCGCAACCGCGCAGCTCGGGGCGATGCGGATCAACGAAGAAATCGACGCCCTCGAGGTGATGGGCGTGCGTTCGGTGGCCTACCTGGCATCGAACCGGGTGATCGCCGGTGTGATCGTCGTGATGCCGCTGTACTGCGTCGCGATGATCACCGCGTTCCTGGCGGCCCGGTTCGGCACGACGGTGATCTACGGGCAGTCCAGCGGCGTGTACGACCACTACTTCCACACATTCCTGAACCCGGCCGACATCATCTGGTCCTTCTTTCAGGCGGTGCTGATGGCCGTCGTCATCATGCTCGTGCACACGTACTACGGCTTCAACGCCTCCGGTGGGCCCGCCGGCGTCGGCGAGGCCGTCGGCCGCGCCGTCCGCACCTCGATGATCGCGGCCGTCTTCGTCGTGCTGTTCGTCTCGCTGGCGATCTACGGCCAGTCCGGCAATTTCAACCTGTCGGGCTAG
- a CDS encoding MCE family protein yields MRPRIDRIHPLWWAAGLFTAIAVFVAVCSASFAGAFQNNLPVTMTSDRTGLVMESGAKVKMRGVEVGRVAGITGGGQNVSLRLELYPDQVGMIPENVEPEIKATTAFGAKYVDFVVPDEPSPASLTAGAVLVSRNVGTEVNTVFDSLVSILDQIEVPKLKAVLSAVAEGVRGKGHRMGEAITAADHVLREVNPRMDIVAADWRSLRGFSDAYSPAAADILAALDAASTTATTINAQANDLDTLLLNVTGFADSGTNLLAGNHDTFVEAVNVLEPTTALLLKYNPVYTCTIEGAKIFLDKAGNEWFGGNGRTVYLDAGIAFGDDLYEYPKNLPKVAAKGGPGGKPGCGSLPDVAENFPVRQLITDTGWGSGLDWRPNPGIGQICAADYFPVTRAVPEPPHVGRCMPGPAPGPPPPYPGGPPYGAPWYAADGTPLYPGLPEPPPPVPTAPAP; encoded by the coding sequence ATGAGGCCGCGGATCGACCGGATCCACCCGCTGTGGTGGGCTGCGGGACTGTTCACCGCGATCGCCGTGTTCGTGGCGGTGTGCTCGGCGTCGTTCGCCGGAGCGTTCCAGAACAATCTTCCGGTCACCATGACCTCCGACCGCACCGGCCTGGTGATGGAGTCCGGCGCGAAGGTGAAGATGCGCGGGGTCGAGGTGGGTCGGGTCGCGGGCATCACCGGGGGTGGGCAGAACGTCAGCCTGCGGCTCGAGCTCTACCCCGATCAGGTCGGCATGATCCCGGAGAACGTGGAGCCGGAAATCAAGGCCACCACCGCGTTCGGCGCCAAATACGTCGACTTCGTCGTGCCCGACGAGCCCAGCCCTGCCAGCCTGACCGCGGGTGCGGTGCTGGTGTCACGCAACGTCGGCACCGAGGTCAACACCGTGTTCGACAGCCTGGTCAGCATTCTCGACCAGATCGAGGTGCCCAAGCTCAAGGCGGTCCTCTCGGCGGTCGCCGAAGGTGTGCGCGGCAAGGGTCACCGAATGGGTGAGGCCATCACCGCAGCCGATCATGTTCTGCGCGAGGTGAATCCGCGGATGGACATCGTCGCCGCGGACTGGCGTTCGCTGCGCGGCTTCAGCGATGCATACAGCCCCGCGGCCGCCGACATCCTCGCGGCCCTCGACGCGGCGAGCACCACCGCCACCACGATCAATGCACAGGCGAACGACCTCGACACACTGCTGCTCAACGTCACCGGGTTCGCCGACAGCGGCACCAATCTGCTGGCCGGAAACCACGACACCTTCGTCGAAGCCGTCAACGTCCTCGAGCCGACCACGGCACTGCTTCTCAAGTACAACCCCGTATACACCTGCACCATCGAGGGCGCGAAGATCTTCCTGGACAAGGCCGGCAACGAATGGTTCGGCGGCAACGGCCGCACCGTCTATCTGGATGCGGGCATCGCATTCGGCGACGACCTGTACGAGTACCCGAAAAACCTGCCGAAGGTCGCCGCCAAGGGTGGGCCCGGCGGCAAGCCCGGCTGCGGATCGCTGCCCGACGTCGCCGAGAACTTTCCTGTCCGCCAACTGATCACCGACACCGGGTGGGGGTCTGGGCTGGACTGGCGCCCGAATCCCGGGATCGGGCAGATATGCGCTGCCGACTACTTCCCCGTCACCCGCGCGGTCCCCGAACCCCCGCACGTCGGACGCTGCATGCCCGGACCCGCTCCCGGCCCCCCTCCCCCGTACCCCGGTGGGCCTCCGTACGGCGCGCCCTGGTACGCCGCCGACGGCACGCCGCTCTACCCCGGCCTGCCCGAACCACCGCCGCCGGTACCGACGGCCCCGGCCCCGTGA
- a CDS encoding MCE family protein, with product MNDNLRRATISFAVFVIVCLVGTFALLAIFSQYRFAGTQTFRAEFTDVSGLGDGDFVRIAGVEVGKVSGISVTDDSIALVEFTVDPTVVLTSATRAAVRWENPIGDRYLALTDGPGASRHPLDPGGTIAVSHTEPALDLDTLLGGFRPLFRALDPQQVNTLSSQLIGAFQGEGATINSFLSQAASVTGTLADRDELIGEVIDNLTAVMSTFGEEHTQFAKAVDSMSQLIDGLAARRSDIADTVAHTNAAAASIADMLGQARKPLKHTVTQTDRVTSIVAADHEWVDDYLRTIPQSYKTLSRLGIMGDFFTFYLCDLVLKVNGKGGQPVYVKLAGQDSGRCEPK from the coding sequence ATGAATGACAATCTCCGCCGCGCCACGATCAGCTTCGCGGTCTTCGTCATCGTCTGCCTGGTGGGTACGTTCGCACTGCTGGCGATCTTCTCGCAGTACCGGTTCGCCGGAACCCAGACATTCCGGGCCGAGTTCACCGACGTCAGCGGCCTGGGCGACGGCGACTTCGTCCGCATCGCCGGCGTGGAAGTCGGCAAGGTCAGCGGTATCTCGGTCACCGACGACTCGATCGCGCTGGTCGAGTTCACCGTGGATCCGACCGTGGTGCTGACGTCGGCCACCCGCGCGGCGGTGCGCTGGGAGAACCCCATCGGCGACCGCTACCTGGCGCTCACCGACGGACCGGGCGCAAGTCGGCACCCCCTCGACCCGGGCGGCACCATCGCGGTCTCCCACACCGAACCCGCACTGGACCTCGACACCCTGCTCGGCGGATTCCGCCCGCTGTTCCGGGCGCTGGATCCGCAGCAGGTCAACACGCTGTCGAGCCAGCTGATCGGGGCCTTCCAGGGTGAAGGGGCGACGATCAACTCGTTCCTGAGCCAGGCCGCGTCGGTTACGGGCACCCTCGCCGACCGCGACGAGTTGATCGGCGAGGTGATCGACAACCTCACCGCGGTGATGAGCACCTTCGGTGAGGAACACACCCAGTTCGCCAAGGCGGTCGACTCGATGTCGCAACTGATCGACGGGCTGGCCGCGCGGCGCAGCGACATCGCCGACACCGTCGCGCACACCAACGCCGCGGCCGCATCGATCGCCGACATGCTCGGCCAGGCCCGGAAACCGCTGAAACACACCGTCACCCAGACCGATCGGGTCACCTCGATCGTGGCCGCCGACCACGAATGGGTCGACGACTACCTGCGGACGATCCCGCAGTCCTACAAGACGCTCAGCCGCCTCGGGATCATGGGTGACTTCTTCACCTTCTACCTGTGTGATCTGGTCCTGAAGGTCAACGGCAAAGGCGGACAACCGGTCTACGTGAAACTCGCGGGCCAGGACTCGGGACGGTGTGAGCCGAAGTGA
- a CDS encoding MCE family protein, with protein MKSFSERNPVVIGGIGVLTLAGTVLAALQYDNLPFFGGSRGYAAYFSEAGGLQAGAAVQVAGYQVGEVSSVDLDGDRVLITFDVEDDVRLGEQTEANIRTKSLLGAKVLEVTPRGDGHLSAAIPVDRTKAPYQLPDALGDLTATIEELDTDTVSGSLATLAETFKDTPPQLRAAVDSVGRFSETLSTRDAALRNLLADASTASTVLSERAADIAALVSNSNALLAELRTRNDALAQISTNLSALAHQIRGFIDDNRAQLKPTLDKLNVVLSIVDKHKAGLQQAIKYLNQYAMSLGESVASGPFFKAYIANLLPGQFIQPFIDSAFSDLGLDPNVLLPSERTDPQTGQQATPPMPVPFPRTGQGGPPRMTVADAITGNPGDQPCGPAGAPAPGPGCYPYREPLPAPPPGGPPPGPPAHAQPTDGGHR; from the coding sequence GTGAAATCGTTCTCCGAGCGCAACCCGGTGGTCATCGGCGGGATCGGCGTACTCACCCTCGCCGGCACCGTGCTGGCCGCACTGCAATACGACAACCTGCCGTTCTTCGGCGGGTCACGGGGTTACGCAGCCTATTTCAGCGAGGCCGGTGGCCTTCAGGCGGGAGCCGCCGTGCAGGTGGCCGGCTACCAGGTCGGCGAGGTGTCCTCCGTGGACCTCGACGGAGACCGCGTACTGATCACCTTCGACGTCGAGGACGACGTCCGGCTCGGTGAGCAAACCGAAGCCAACATCCGCACCAAGAGCCTGCTGGGCGCCAAGGTCCTGGAGGTCACGCCGCGTGGCGACGGACATCTGAGTGCGGCGATCCCGGTCGACCGCACCAAGGCCCCGTACCAGCTGCCCGATGCCCTCGGAGACCTGACGGCCACGATCGAGGAACTCGACACCGACACCGTGTCCGGCTCACTGGCCACCCTGGCCGAGACCTTCAAGGACACCCCGCCGCAGCTGCGCGCCGCCGTCGACAGCGTGGGCCGGTTCTCCGAGACGTTGAGCACCCGCGACGCCGCGTTGCGAAACCTGTTGGCCGACGCCAGCACCGCCAGCACGGTGCTGTCCGAGCGTGCCGCCGACATCGCCGCACTGGTGTCCAACAGCAACGCGCTGCTCGCCGAACTACGCACCCGGAACGACGCGCTGGCACAGATCTCGACCAACCTGTCGGCGCTGGCGCACCAGATCCGCGGATTCATCGACGACAACCGCGCCCAGCTCAAACCCACCCTGGACAAGCTCAACGTGGTGCTGTCCATCGTCGACAAACACAAGGCCGGGCTTCAGCAGGCCATCAAATACCTGAACCAGTACGCCATGTCGCTGGGTGAGTCGGTCGCTTCCGGCCCGTTCTTCAAGGCCTACATCGCCAACCTGCTTCCCGGGCAGTTCATCCAGCCGTTCATCGACTCCGCGTTCTCCGACCTCGGGCTCGACCCGAACGTGCTGTTGCCGTCCGAACGGACCGATCCGCAGACCGGCCAGCAGGCGACCCCGCCGATGCCGGTGCCGTTCCCGCGGACCGGCCAGGGCGGTCCCCCTCGGATGACGGTCGCGGACGCCATCACCGGAAATCCCGGAGATCAACCGTGCGGTCCTGCCGGTGCCCCGGCGCCCGGTCCGGGCTGCTACCCGTACCGCGAGCCGTTGCCCGCGCCGCCTCCCGGTGGTCCTCCGCCCGGACCGCCGGCACACGCGCAACCCACCGACGGAGGGCATCGATGA
- a CDS encoding MCE family protein gives MRSRMWRPALAFCFALLLGAGIAVQAGLIGALHRTYLVAYFDNSNGLFTDDEIRILGVRVGRITEIEPEPERVKITFWVDDRYRVPAEARAAIIAPQLVTARAIQLTPAYTGGPALADGDVIPLNRTAVPMEWDDLREQLAELTAALQPIEPGGVSTLGAFIDTAADNMRGQGPDMRNTILTMSQAFSALGDHSDDMFSTIKNLSVVVNALQDSSALLRALNGNFAAATAAVSSTPGAVGDALSDVNDIVGETTAFIAENKESIGTATAQLASVTTAVNESIDDVEQALHLFPNTLQNFVNIYQPTQQGITGALTMQNFANPISFLCGGIQAASRLNSEQAAKLCVQYLAPIVKNRQWNFPPLGANYVVGESARPNELTYSEDRLRPDFRPTPPAEQTDPAAGLPGMMIPGAGS, from the coding sequence ATGAGGTCACGAATGTGGCGGCCCGCGTTGGCCTTCTGCTTCGCACTGCTGCTGGGCGCCGGGATCGCCGTGCAGGCAGGTCTGATCGGCGCGCTGCACCGCACCTATCTGGTGGCGTACTTCGACAACAGCAACGGGCTGTTCACCGATGACGAGATCCGCATCCTCGGTGTGCGCGTGGGCCGCATCACCGAGATCGAACCGGAGCCCGAGCGGGTCAAGATCACGTTCTGGGTGGACGACAGATACCGGGTGCCCGCCGAGGCCCGTGCCGCGATCATCGCACCGCAATTGGTCACGGCCCGGGCCATTCAGCTCACCCCCGCCTACACCGGCGGACCCGCGCTGGCCGACGGCGACGTCATCCCACTGAATCGCACGGCGGTTCCGATGGAATGGGACGATCTGCGCGAACAACTCGCCGAACTGACCGCGGCGTTGCAGCCGATCGAGCCCGGCGGGGTGAGCACGCTGGGCGCGTTCATCGACACCGCGGCGGACAACATGCGCGGTCAGGGACCGGACATGCGGAACACGATCCTGACCATGTCGCAGGCGTTCTCGGCGCTCGGGGACCACAGCGACGACATGTTCTCGACCATCAAGAACCTGTCGGTGGTGGTCAACGCGCTCCAGGACAGCTCCGCGCTGCTCCGCGCGCTCAACGGCAACTTCGCCGCCGCGACCGCGGCCGTCAGTTCCACCCCCGGCGCCGTGGGCGACGCACTCTCCGACGTCAACGACATCGTCGGCGAGACCACGGCCTTCATCGCCGAGAACAAAGAGTCGATCGGCACCGCCACCGCGCAGCTCGCATCGGTCACCACCGCGGTGAACGAGAGCATCGACGACGTCGAGCAGGCGTTGCACCTGTTCCCGAACACGTTGCAGAACTTCGTCAACATCTACCAGCCTACGCAACAGGGCATCACCGGTGCGCTCACGATGCAGAACTTCGCGAATCCGATCTCGTTCCTGTGCGGTGGAATCCAGGCGGCGTCGCGACTGAACAGCGAGCAGGCGGCGAAGCTGTGCGTGCAGTACCTGGCCCCGATCGTGAAGAACCGGCAGTGGAACTTCCCTCCGCTCGGCGCCAACTACGTCGTCGGCGAAAGCGCACGGCCCAACGAACTCACCTACTCCGAGGACCGGTTGCGGCCGGATTTCCGGCCGACGCCGCCCGCAGAGCAGACCGACCCGGCGGCGGGGCTGCCGGGCATGATGATCCCGGGCGCAGGATCGTGA
- a CDS encoding MCE family protein has translation MTRVPRRHRVTVAPAVAVVLAVVAAGTSGCEWRGLNSLPMPGTAGGGPGSFVVQAQLPDVGYIQQNSRVRVGDANVGTITRIDRQDWHALVTMTLDADVDLPANSTAKVGQTSLLGSLHLELAPPTDEPPRGRLADGSLIPLDRAGSYPGTDQTLSATSLVLNGGGIGEMQDITVAFANALANREADLRSLIGGLDEFAGRLDAQTGDILSATESFNSLVGQVADQKPVLDKAIRTIPDALRVLAEQRDHLVEVADALRKFSALTTDTVTRSKENLVKELEHLGPVLQSLADTGPALARSLDFIGTFPWPKGPLDNWIRGDYANITAILDLTLSRIDNTLFTGTRWEGDLTELEMQWGRTIGQLPSPYTAGNPLVAPYRLDQGR, from the coding sequence GTGACCCGGGTACCGCGCCGGCACCGGGTCACCGTGGCCCCTGCTGTCGCCGTCGTCCTCGCCGTCGTCGCCGCGGGCACGTCGGGATGCGAATGGCGCGGGCTGAACTCGCTGCCGATGCCGGGCACGGCGGGCGGCGGTCCCGGCTCGTTCGTCGTGCAGGCGCAACTCCCCGATGTCGGTTACATCCAGCAGAACTCCCGCGTTCGGGTCGGTGACGCGAACGTCGGGACGATCACCAGGATCGATCGTCAGGACTGGCATGCGCTGGTCACCATGACGCTCGACGCCGACGTCGACCTGCCTGCCAACTCGACCGCCAAGGTCGGCCAGACCAGCCTTCTGGGTTCCCTGCACCTGGAGCTCGCACCGCCCACCGACGAACCGCCGCGCGGCAGGCTTGCCGACGGTTCCCTCATCCCGCTGGACCGGGCGGGCTCCTATCCGGGCACCGACCAGACGCTGTCGGCGACGTCGCTGGTGCTCAACGGTGGCGGGATCGGTGAGATGCAGGACATCACCGTGGCTTTCGCCAACGCGCTGGCCAACCGCGAGGCCGACCTGCGGAGTCTGATCGGCGGGCTCGACGAGTTCGCCGGGCGCCTCGATGCGCAGACCGGCGACATCCTCTCCGCCACCGAGAGCTTCAACAGTCTGGTCGGACAGGTCGCCGACCAGAAACCGGTACTGGACAAGGCGATCCGCACCATCCCCGACGCACTGCGGGTACTCGCGGAACAGCGCGACCACCTCGTCGAGGTGGCCGACGCACTGAGAAAGTTCAGCGCACTGACCACCGACACCGTCACCAGGAGCAAGGAGAACCTCGTCAAGGAGCTCGAACACCTCGGTCCGGTCCTGCAGTCGCTGGCCGACACAGGTCCTGCCCTGGCCCGCTCCCTGGACTTCATCGGGACGTTCCCCTGGCCGAAGGGCCCGCTGGACAACTGGATCCGCGGTGACTACGCGAACATCACCGCGATCCTCGACCTGACGCTGAGCCGCATCGACAACACCCTGTTCACCGGGACGCGGTGGGAGGGCGACCTGACCGAACTGGAGATGCAGTGGGGCCGCACCATCGGTCAGCTGCCCAGCCCGTACACCGCGGGCAATCCCCTTGTGGCGCCGTACCGGCTGGATCAGGGGCGCTGA